In Leptotrichia trevisanii DSM 22070, one genomic interval encodes:
- a CDS encoding potassium channel family protein, translated as MAGYLVIGLGTFGRSVTQTLYENGKMVLAIDQREDRVQKVIDDEIASDAITLDVTDENSIRKVINDDFDTAFVCIGDNTQSSVFVTVILKEMGIKTIICKAKNELQGKILKKIGATSVVYPEETMAKETALGVIRPNITEHFKFSEKYRVFEIKAPKDFDGKNLIELNLRNKYEMNIIGIKDEKELNIMPLPNTIIRENNVLLVIANIEKMMLFGKKYVL; from the coding sequence ATGGCAGGATATTTAGTAATTGGGCTTGGAACATTTGGTAGAAGTGTAACTCAGACATTATATGAAAATGGTAAAATGGTACTGGCAATAGATCAAAGGGAGGATCGTGTACAAAAGGTAATTGATGATGAAATCGCAAGTGATGCAATTACATTGGATGTGACAGACGAAAATTCAATCAGGAAAGTAATAAATGATGACTTTGACACTGCTTTTGTCTGCATTGGAGACAATACTCAGTCCAGTGTATTTGTTACGGTAATTTTAAAGGAAATGGGAATAAAAACTATCATTTGTAAGGCAAAAAATGAATTACAGGGGAAAATTTTAAAAAAGATTGGTGCAACTTCCGTTGTTTATCCAGAAGAAACGATGGCCAAGGAAACAGCACTTGGGGTAATAAGGCCCAATATAACGGAACATTTTAAATTTTCAGAAAAATATAGAGTGTTTGAAATAAAAGCACCAAAGGATTTTGATGGAAAAAATCTTATAGAATTAAATTTGAGAAATAAATATGAAATGAATATTATCGGGATAAAAGATGAAAAAGAACTAAATATTATGCCACTTCCAAATACTATAATAAGAGAAAATAATGTACTATTAGTTATCGCAAATATAGAAAAAATGATGTTATTTGGGAAAAAATACGTTTTGTAG
- a CDS encoding TrkH family potassium uptake protein codes for MLGKQKEISPYTVILVSFVIIILIGGFLLSLPIAIENGQRTNLLEGMFTATSAVCVTGLTVNDVSKVYNLFGKTVIMVLIQLGGIGIITFSTIVVTMISKKVGYFTKKLIQEDINTNTTFEIQKFVKKVLTTVFIIEIIGAAILFLKFIKIFDYKTAAYYAIFHSISAFCNAGFALFSNNLSDFKNSIIINTVIPVLIFLGGIGFAAILNIYQYFLKKDKRLTTTTRIAIKMSIFLIIFGTIITFILEYSNNKTLGTLPFFEKIGAAFFQSVTTRTAGFNTISIAELREPTVFLFVVLMFIGASPGSTGGGIKTTTAGLILFGIVTTIKNKEHLEYNKRRISWKIYNKAMVIVFISIMYVAVVLFLLIWLEDIRVIELGFELVSAFGTVGLSRDLTPQLSSISKLLIMITMFVGRVGPLTITLALSRMKNPKGRYVYPKEDILIG; via the coding sequence ATGTTAGGAAAACAAAAAGAAATTTCCCCTTACACCGTAATTTTAGTATCATTCGTAATAATTATATTAATAGGCGGCTTTTTGCTTTCTTTGCCAATTGCAATAGAAAATGGACAAAGGACAAATTTACTTGAGGGTATGTTTACGGCAACGTCGGCTGTTTGTGTAACGGGACTTACAGTAAATGATGTGAGCAAAGTCTATAATTTATTTGGAAAAACAGTTATTATGGTATTAATTCAGCTTGGTGGAATTGGAATTATCACATTCTCAACAATAGTTGTAACAATGATTTCAAAAAAAGTTGGATATTTTACTAAAAAATTGATACAGGAAGATATAAACACAAATACAACATTTGAAATACAAAAATTTGTAAAAAAAGTTTTGACTACGGTTTTTATAATAGAAATTATCGGGGCTGCAATATTATTTTTAAAATTTATAAAAATATTTGATTATAAGACAGCGGCTTATTATGCTATATTTCATTCTATTTCCGCATTTTGTAATGCCGGGTTTGCATTATTTTCAAATAATTTAAGTGATTTTAAAAACAGTATAATAATAAACACTGTAATTCCTGTCTTAATTTTTTTAGGCGGAATAGGTTTTGCAGCAATTCTTAATATTTATCAATATTTTCTAAAAAAAGATAAAAGGCTTACTACTACTACAAGAATAGCTATAAAAATGTCAATTTTTCTAATAATATTTGGGACAATTATAACATTTATCCTAGAATATTCAAACAATAAAACATTAGGAACATTGCCATTTTTTGAAAAGATAGGAGCCGCCTTTTTTCAAAGTGTAACAACAAGAACGGCTGGATTTAATACAATTTCCATAGCTGAACTGCGGGAACCTACAGTTTTTCTGTTTGTAGTATTAATGTTTATCGGAGCCTCACCTGGCTCAACAGGTGGTGGAATAAAAACTACTACAGCCGGATTGATACTTTTTGGGATAGTTACAACTATAAAAAATAAGGAACATCTGGAATACAACAAGAGAAGAATCAGCTGGAAAATATATAATAAAGCTATGGTTATTGTTTTTATATCAATTATGTATGTTGCTGTAGTATTATTTTTATTAATTTGGCTGGAGGATATAAGAGTTATAGAATTAGGATTTGAACTGGTATCTGCTTTTGGAACGGTGGGATTATCACGGGATTTAACGCCGCAATTATCGAGCATTTCTAAACTGTTAATTATGATTACGATGTTTGTTGGACGAGTTGGGCCACTAACAATAACATTGGCCTTGTCCAGAATGAAAAATCCAAAAGGAAGATATGTTTATCCAAAGGAAGACATTTTGATAGGATAA
- a CDS encoding AI-2E family transporter codes for MKFYDEEKLLKLRNILIVAVLMLLTILLFFRVYDNFAKPIRLVTSTIFPFILSFIIVYCLMPFIDMISEKDRNSSFIKSSKLDELEKVEKMNISNSERRKKLELFNEILHKNKKKRFQLNRTFAILLVLSVFFVIFLYIVLTIVPIFTKQVSSLIDFLLKNQEKLQNNFFGFLESNNIDLRSSIISSKDIIVKNVIKVLGSSFSLISSTFSLLFMTPIFTIMLIFSYDNIENGVKRILRNMDREDLIVLIKHMDETIGKYILVTALDSMIVGVVSFVIFYFLKMDYSLLFSVIVGFGNVIPFIGPFIGLIPAILYAFTKSFKLVILIVVLITIVQTIEANIVKPWLTGKSVEMHPITTLLAVLVGGALFGIGGAFVAIPAYIIIKLTWLFCWEKYMIKNK; via the coding sequence ATGAAATTTTATGATGAGGAAAAACTGTTAAAATTAAGAAATATTTTAATTGTAGCAGTACTGATGCTTTTGACAATTTTGTTGTTTTTTAGGGTTTATGACAACTTTGCAAAACCTATAAGGCTTGTTACAAGCACTATTTTCCCGTTTATTCTGTCATTTATAATTGTGTATTGTCTTATGCCTTTTATAGATATGATAAGTGAGAAGGACAGAAATAGCAGCTTTATAAAAAGCAGTAAACTTGATGAACTGGAAAAAGTGGAAAAAATGAACATAAGTAATTCAGAACGAAGAAAAAAACTAGAGTTATTTAATGAAATTTTACATAAAAATAAGAAAAAAAGATTTCAGTTAAATCGTACATTTGCAATTTTGCTTGTACTATCGGTATTTTTTGTGATTTTTCTTTATATAGTCTTGACAATTGTGCCTATTTTTACAAAGCAAGTGTCGAGCCTTATTGACTTTTTACTAAAAAATCAGGAAAAGCTGCAAAATAACTTTTTTGGTTTCCTTGAAAGCAACAACATTGATTTAAGAAGTTCCATAATCAGCTCTAAAGACATAATTGTAAAAAATGTAATAAAAGTGCTAGGTTCAAGTTTTTCATTAATAAGCAGTACATTCAGTTTATTGTTTATGACACCTATTTTTACAATAATGCTGATTTTCAGTTATGACAACATTGAAAATGGAGTTAAACGGATTTTGCGGAATATGGACAGGGAGGACTTGATTGTCCTTATAAAGCATATGGATGAAACTATTGGAAAATATATTCTTGTAACAGCTCTGGACAGTATGATAGTTGGAGTTGTATCGTTTGTAATTTTTTATTTTTTGAAAATGGATTACAGTCTGCTTTTTTCAGTGATTGTAGGATTTGGAAATGTGATTCCGTTTATAGGGCCCTTTATTGGACTGATTCCAGCGATACTGTATGCCTTTACAAAGTCGTTTAAGCTCGTGATTTTAATAGTAGTTCTAATTACCATTGTACAGACAATAGAAGCAAATATTGTAAAACCATGGCTTACAGGAAAATCTGTAGAAATGCACCCGATTACGACTCTTCTGGCAGTTCTCGTTGGAGGGGCGTTATTTGGGATTGGAGGTGCCTTTGTCGCTATTCCTGCGTACATTATTATTAAACTTACGTGGCTATTTTGCTGGGAAAAATATATGATAAAAAATAAATAA
- a CDS encoding LPS-assembly protein LptD, with translation MKRIRYKVLFILLFYIILFGKMNAAGQVIELETEKSTINLETEEINTEGNVTVKYGDFTINADKLRKIANKNILSGSGNVEFIQGSQIIKADNLIFDMDTKLAKIFNSESYDANVKLRYGGEETLAEGNKLIFIKNGWFTTSPYENPSYKINADELEIYPNRKAIARNIGLFAGGKTWFKLPYYVTSLKPASQRATLFPYIGMDSDRGLFGITGFDYDLGPLAQGFVDFELSTKKKLALKFSNDYSFWGNNSGNIFVNRVVVPIGNHRKEWDFKWNHKVTNTPKKAKEDRKFYDAGYGIWNLNYQNITTNLMYAINGNELKDDYTDFVDKYSHIGFWDFNINQELGQNGEFNAKYYWTQDKHALKALTEINDKIVEDDDLDPRRTDVDLYKSIKYTNGNTNVAITVDNEDFRDINPGYVGDLNSYRKKRSYGIDFRGPKIKFDYLNSDKDEYGELFGMRDRGDDKTIHWVQNVAYDKRKELGLTFGNYYPFRESDFFGYKPKTAYQNLTNTLYFGAQVKQVDVQKKEYEYDYTRDNENYNSLFLNSATADESRIYKVFQDNEIIRRPKKIIYEKYRSQRFNIGNDRIDIPIKNSFIGYNLAFENRDYSSLGVPEFRNGRKVEDLSSETGYKVARDASGEIIRQSPSMRIFTLDTRLFTTFFDNTSKKNNKYDVKVTNDATVTFQKTTAGSAMYNGFDIVEIPTNALGLRDDFRYQIGNITFNYNLTMRDDRHFQDDWLKNRYIRNYFKADIANKRFVSFDFSNNEQYEFENFKSERDFNREIQYGYLSDAGDNFLYRFNEKNKQLFPYNTSLGWNQKIYKESLKERTFGVNFNEWGFEYTNSINKTNDIYGNVATFGLPALKLKTNYHKLGFVYDTSKMKNKKFESDHYFRINFGFGKKIYRDLNNTPIVTSDDRYIRGNDYTTIGFLYKYENNSKPRYAADLDKKEKEKARETEIDITENQIKNTSMVRNSNTQEFSINNANKSSIDKILVNSDDRLFLSSEEEEAYKSYVEEENYRQNKFSLNDFNAKLQNLRSHKKYFQIGMDMQLDGSDAANPSGMKGFARINDLTFKVEAGYLEKMFVRYAFIMERPDRIYRKNATRNSTYDFRKHEFEGKYMFSNDPDKPWWIGGKIQYVQNGAPKSSDPEIYESSWYARKVNKLTLGMATLTHRFENVEWEIGAGMKWDKPNKKKLGYYPVVSLKFGVTPFPEKNAQFKYSGKGFEFGAGL, from the coding sequence ATGAAAAGAATTAGATACAAAGTATTGTTTATTTTACTGTTTTATATTATACTTTTTGGCAAGATGAATGCTGCTGGACAAGTTATAGAACTGGAAACAGAAAAATCTACAATCAATCTGGAAACAGAAGAAATAAATACTGAAGGTAATGTTACTGTAAAATATGGCGATTTTACAATAAATGCAGACAAATTAAGAAAAATTGCCAACAAAAACATCCTTTCAGGCTCTGGAAATGTTGAATTTATTCAAGGTTCTCAAATTATAAAAGCTGATAACCTTATTTTTGACATGGATACAAAATTAGCAAAGATATTTAATTCAGAAAGTTATGATGCTAATGTGAAACTGCGTTATGGTGGAGAGGAAACACTGGCTGAAGGAAATAAATTAATTTTTATAAAAAATGGATGGTTTACAACCAGTCCCTATGAAAATCCAAGCTATAAAATAAATGCAGACGAGCTGGAAATTTATCCAAACAGAAAAGCCATTGCAAGAAACATAGGACTTTTTGCAGGTGGGAAAACCTGGTTTAAATTACCATATTACGTAACTTCACTAAAACCTGCATCACAGAGGGCAACGCTCTTTCCATACATTGGGATGGACAGCGACAGGGGACTCTTTGGAATTACGGGGTTTGACTATGATTTAGGGCCTCTTGCACAGGGATTCGTGGATTTTGAGCTGAGCACAAAGAAAAAACTGGCATTAAAATTTTCAAATGATTATTCCTTCTGGGGAAATAATTCAGGAAATATATTTGTAAACAGAGTTGTCGTTCCAATTGGAAACCATAGGAAAGAATGGGATTTCAAATGGAATCACAAAGTTACAAATACTCCTAAAAAAGCTAAAGAAGATAGAAAGTTTTATGATGCCGGCTATGGAATCTGGAACCTGAATTATCAAAACATTACAACAAATCTAATGTATGCCATCAATGGAAACGAATTAAAGGATGACTATACAGATTTTGTGGACAAATATAGCCATATTGGATTCTGGGATTTTAATATTAATCAGGAACTTGGGCAAAATGGCGAATTTAATGCAAAATATTACTGGACGCAAGATAAGCATGCTCTTAAAGCCTTGACTGAAATAAATGATAAAATTGTAGAAGATGATGATTTAGATCCACGTAGAACCGATGTTGACTTATACAAAAGTATAAAATATACAAATGGAAATACAAATGTTGCAATAACAGTTGATAACGAAGATTTTCGTGATATTAATCCAGGATATGTCGGAGACTTGAATTCCTACAGGAAAAAAAGAAGTTATGGAATTGATTTTAGAGGCCCGAAAATAAAGTTTGATTATTTGAATTCTGACAAGGATGAATATGGAGAACTGTTTGGAATGCGTGATCGTGGCGATGACAAGACAATTCACTGGGTACAGAACGTAGCATATGATAAGAGAAAAGAATTGGGACTGACTTTTGGAAATTATTATCCGTTCAGAGAAAGTGATTTCTTTGGATATAAGCCTAAAACTGCATATCAAAATTTAACAAATACTCTTTATTTCGGTGCACAGGTAAAGCAAGTTGATGTACAAAAAAAAGAATACGAATATGATTACACAAGAGATAATGAAAATTACAATTCATTATTTTTAAATTCAGCAACTGCTGATGAAAGTCGAATTTATAAAGTATTTCAAGATAATGAAATAATTCGTCGTCCTAAAAAGATTATTTATGAAAAATATAGATCACAAAGATTTAACATAGGAAATGACAGAATTGATATCCCTATAAAAAATTCATTTATTGGGTATAACCTGGCTTTTGAAAATCGTGATTACAGTAGTTTAGGAGTGCCTGAATTTAGAAATGGAAGAAAAGTGGAAGACTTGTCTTCAGAAACAGGCTACAAGGTGGCAAGGGACGCAAGCGGAGAAATAATACGGCAAAGTCCATCAATGAGAATTTTCACCCTTGATACAAGATTATTCACGACATTTTTCGACAACACATCGAAAAAAAATAATAAATATGATGTAAAAGTTACAAATGATGCAACTGTCACTTTCCAGAAGACAACAGCGGGAAGTGCAATGTATAACGGCTTTGACATTGTAGAAATTCCAACAAATGCACTGGGGCTTAGGGATGACTTCAGGTATCAAATTGGAAATATAACGTTCAACTACAATTTAACTATGAGAGATGACAGACATTTTCAAGATGACTGGTTAAAAAACAGATACATTAGAAACTATTTCAAGGCTGACATTGCCAATAAAAGATTTGTAAGTTTTGATTTTTCTAATAATGAGCAATATGAATTTGAAAATTTCAAATCTGAAAGGGATTTTAATAGGGAAATTCAATATGGTTACCTGTCTGACGCCGGAGATAACTTCTTATACAGATTCAATGAAAAGAATAAGCAGTTATTCCCATATAATACAAGTCTTGGATGGAATCAGAAAATTTATAAGGAATCTTTAAAGGAAAGAACTTTCGGAGTGAACTTTAATGAGTGGGGATTTGAATACACTAATTCAATAAATAAGACAAATGATATTTATGGAAATGTGGCAACTTTCGGATTACCTGCCTTAAAGTTAAAAACTAACTATCATAAACTAGGATTTGTTTACGATACATCAAAAATGAAAAATAAAAAATTTGAATCAGATCACTATTTCAGAATAAATTTTGGATTTGGTAAAAAGATATACAGGGATCTGAATAACACTCCGATTGTTACTTCAGATGACAGATATATCCGTGGAAACGACTATACAACAATAGGATTTTTATATAAATATGAAAATAATTCCAAACCTAGATACGCAGCTGATTTAGATAAAAAAGAAAAAGAGAAGGCTCGAGAAACTGAAATTGATATAACTGAAAATCAAATAAAAAATACAAGCATGGTAAGAAATTCAAACACTCAGGAATTTTCTATCAATAATGCCAATAAATCTTCAATTGATAAAATTCTGGTAAATAGTGACGATAGATTATTTTTGAGCAGTGAGGAAGAAGAGGCATATAAGAGTTATGTGGAAGAAGAAAATTATCGTCAAAATAAATTCAGTCTAAATGACTTTAATGCAAAACTTCAAAATTTAAGAAGTCATAAAAAATACTTCCAAATTGGAATGGATATGCAACTAGATGGCTCTGATGCAGCTAATCCAAGTGGAATGAAAGGATTTGCCAGAATTAATGATTTAACCTTCAAGGTTGAAGCCGGATATTTGGAAAAGATGTTTGTCAGATATGCTTTTATAATGGAACGCCCTGATAGAATCTATAGAAAAAATGCCACACGTAACAGTACGTATGACTTTAGGAAACACGAATTTGAAGGAAAATACATGTTTTCAAATGATCCTGATAAGCCATGGTGGATTGGAGGTAAAATCCAGTATGTACAAAATGGAGCACCAAAATCCTCTGATCCAGAAATTTATGAAAGTTCATGGTATGCAAGAAAAGTTAATAAACTAACTTTAGGAATGGCAACTTTGACTCATAGATTTGAAAATGTGGAATGGGAAATTGGAGCAGGAATGAAATGGGATAAGCCAAACAAAAAAAAGTTAGGTTATTATCCAGTAGTTTCATTAAAATTCGGAGTAACACCATTCCCGGAAAAAAATGCACAGTTTAAATATTCTGGAAAAGGATTTGAATTTGGAGCAGGATTATAA
- the map gene encoding type I methionyl aminopeptidase: MIIYKTLDEIKKIKKANEIIARLFEDVLPKYVKVGVSTHELDQIAEDYIRSQGAIPGTKGYDVGRPYPPYPAATCISVNEVVVHGIPSKKQILKEGDILTVDTVTVLDGYFGDAAITYAVGEIDETSKKLMEVTKKARDIGIEAAHAGNRIGDIGHAIQEYVESFGFSLVRDFAGHGVGKEMHEDPIIPNYGKAGTGAKIEDGMVITVEPMVNVGTYKVKILSDMWTAVTKDGKRSAQYEHSLAIIDGKPVILSVRD, encoded by the coding sequence ATGATAATTTATAAAACGTTGGATGAAATAAAAAAAATTAAAAAAGCTAATGAAATAATCGCAAGACTTTTTGAAGATGTATTGCCAAAATATGTAAAAGTGGGAGTAAGTACACACGAATTGGATCAAATCGCAGAAGATTACATTAGAAGCCAAGGTGCCATCCCTGGTACAAAAGGTTACGATGTAGGACGTCCGTATCCTCCTTACCCAGCTGCAACCTGTATTTCTGTAAATGAAGTCGTAGTACACGGCATTCCAAGTAAAAAGCAAATACTAAAAGAAGGGGATATTTTGACAGTCGATACAGTTACAGTGCTTGACGGCTATTTTGGTGATGCTGCAATCACTTATGCTGTGGGGGAAATTGATGAAACTTCTAAAAAATTGATGGAAGTTACTAAAAAGGCAAGAGATATTGGAATTGAGGCGGCACATGCCGGAAACAGAATTGGAGATATTGGACACGCTATCCAAGAATATGTGGAAAGTTTTGGATTCTCGCTTGTAAGAGATTTTGCAGGACACGGAGTAGGAAAGGAAATGCACGAAGATCCAATTATTCCAAATTATGGAAAAGCTGGAACAGGGGCTAAAATCGAAGATGGAATGGTAATCACGGTTGAGCCGATGGTAAATGTCGGAACTTATAAAGTTAAAATCTTATCTGATATGTGGACTGCGGTTACTAAAGATGGAAAACGTTCAGCACAATATGAACATAGCCTTGCCATTATTGATGGAAAGCCTGTTATCCTAAGTGTAAGAGATTAA
- a CDS encoding DUF1304 domain-containing protein yields MSILAFILILFVAIEHYYILILEMYFNESETVQRNFGLDSKFLKDERVKKMMANQGLYNSFLATGLVWSLIESGEFQFQIAVFFLICIICAAIYGSVTVSKKIFLLQGIPALMAIITVLLPLIVS; encoded by the coding sequence TTGAGTATACTGGCATTCATATTAATATTATTCGTGGCAATCGAGCATTATTATATATTAATTCTTGAAATGTATTTCAATGAAAGTGAAACTGTACAAAGAAATTTTGGACTGGATTCAAAATTCTTAAAGGATGAACGTGTAAAAAAAATGATGGCAAATCAAGGATTATACAATAGCTTCCTTGCCACAGGATTAGTGTGGAGTTTAATCGAAAGCGGAGAATTTCAATTTCAAATTGCAGTTTTCTTCCTGATTTGTATTATCTGTGCAGCTATTTACGGTTCTGTCACAGTTTCTAAAAAAATATTTTTATTGCAGGGAATACCTGCTTTAATGGCTATTATTACAGTATTGTTGCCATTAATAGTTTCATAA
- a CDS encoding adenylate kinase, whose translation MNIVLFGAPGAGKGTQAKELIQKYEIPQISTGDILRAAIANKTPLGLEAKKLMDEGKLVSDDIVNGLVEARLQEDDCKKGFILDGFPRTVAQAEELDKILAKSNRKIEKVVALEVSDEEIIERITGRRVSKKTGKIYHIKYNPPVDENPEDLEQRADDNEETVKKRLAVYNEQTAPVLDFYKKQNKVYSVDGAKKLEEITKDIIDILEK comes from the coding sequence ATGAATATAGTGTTATTTGGAGCACCGGGAGCAGGGAAAGGAACTCAGGCAAAGGAATTAATTCAAAAATATGAAATTCCTCAAATTTCAACAGGGGATATTTTGAGAGCTGCAATTGCAAATAAGACTCCGTTAGGACTGGAAGCAAAAAAATTGATGGATGAAGGAAAATTGGTTTCAGATGACATCGTAAATGGATTAGTGGAAGCAAGATTGCAGGAAGATGACTGTAAAAAAGGATTTATTCTGGATGGATTTCCAAGAACTGTGGCTCAAGCCGAAGAACTTGACAAAATTTTGGCAAAATCAAACAGAAAAATTGAAAAAGTTGTTGCACTTGAAGTAAGTGATGAAGAAATTATTGAAAGAATCACAGGAAGAAGAGTGTCTAAAAAAACTGGTAAAATTTATCACATAAAATACAATCCGCCAGTAGATGAAAATCCAGAAGATTTGGAACAAAGGGCAGACGATAATGAAGAAACAGTGAAAAAAAGACTGGCAGTTTATAACGAGCAGACAGCACCAGTATTGGATTTTTACAAAAAGCAAAATAAGGTTTACAGCGTAGATGGGGCAAAAAAACTGGAAGAAATTACAAAAGATATAATTGATATTTTAGAAAAATAG
- a CDS encoding MarR family winged helix-turn-helix transcriptional regulator — MNKGKMEIQKCMYFTISKMFRMVNKIAEESFEKMDIYPTHGFLMIILKEEEKGLTVNQISETLAIAPSTVTRFVDKLISKGYVKREKAGKNSFTKITEEGLKIIPDIYKAWHGISEKIEEVVGNDEYLRKTSKDFKEFADIIGKDKQYDQICEDFDFWII; from the coding sequence ATGAATAAAGGAAAAATGGAAATTCAAAAATGTATGTACTTTACAATTTCAAAAATGTTTAGAATGGTTAATAAAATAGCAGAAGAATCATTTGAAAAAATGGATATTTATCCAACACACGGTTTTCTTATGATTATATTGAAGGAAGAGGAAAAGGGGCTTACAGTAAACCAAATATCAGAAACACTGGCAATAGCTCCTTCAACTGTTACAAGATTTGTTGATAAATTAATTTCAAAAGGATATGTAAAAAGGGAAAAAGCTGGAAAAAATTCCTTTACAAAAATAACTGAGGAAGGGTTGAAAATTATACCTGATATTTACAAGGCATGGCACGGAATTTCAGAAAAAATTGAAGAAGTTGTGGGAAATGATGAATATTTGAGAAAAACAAGTAAAGATTTTAAAGAGTTTGCAGACATAATAGGGAAAGATAAGCAATATGATCAGATTTGTGAAGATTTTGACTTTTGGATCATTTAA
- the der gene encoding ribosome biogenesis GTPase Der, giving the protein MKHTVAIVGRPNVGKSTLFNKLVGDRLSIVKDEPGVTRDRLYREMEWSGKEFILVDTGGLEPRTEDFMMGKIKQQAQVAIDEADVIIFLVDGKAGITGLDEDVATVLRRQDKKVVVAVNKIDNYVRDQENIFEFYGLGFEEVIGISGEHKTNLGDLLDAVINKFEDKKIKQIENGLNIAILGRPNAGKSSLVNKLLNEERSIVSDIAGTTRDTIDSSLKYNGETYTLIDTAGIRRKSKVDDDVEYYSVLRAIKAIKRADVCVLMLDATELLTDQDKRIAGMIYEERKPIIIAVNKWDLIEKNNNSVKEFTALVKADLAFLDYAPIVTISALTGKRTLNILEQAKFINEEYHKKIATGLLNQILAEMIAQNPVPTRKGRAVKINYATQVSQAPPKFVFFANNPELIHFSYQRYIENKLREYFGFEGCPIDIVFNKKSDKFFG; this is encoded by the coding sequence ATGAAACATACAGTAGCGATTGTTGGTAGGCCTAATGTAGGAAAATCAACGTTATTTAATAAGCTGGTGGGGGACAGGCTGTCTATCGTGAAGGATGAGCCAGGAGTTACAAGAGACAGACTTTATCGTGAGATGGAGTGGAGCGGAAAAGAGTTCATCCTGGTGGATACTGGTGGGCTTGAGCCACGAACCGAGGACTTTATGATGGGGAAAATTAAGCAGCAGGCACAGGTTGCAATTGACGAGGCGGATGTAATTATATTTCTGGTGGATGGAAAAGCTGGAATTACCGGACTTGACGAGGATGTGGCAACAGTTCTTAGAAGACAGGATAAGAAGGTTGTTGTGGCTGTAAACAAGATTGACAATTATGTACGTGATCAGGAAAATATTTTTGAGTTTTATGGACTGGGATTTGAAGAAGTTATTGGAATCTCCGGGGAACATAAGACAAATCTGGGGGATTTGCTGGATGCGGTAATTAATAAATTCGAGGACAAGAAAATAAAACAAATTGAAAATGGACTTAACATTGCAATTCTTGGAAGGCCAAATGCAGGGAAATCTTCGCTTGTAAATAAACTTCTGAATGAAGAGCGTTCAATCGTAAGTGATATTGCGGGGACAACGAGAGATACAATTGATTCTAGCCTGAAATATAACGGGGAAACTTATACATTAATTGATACAGCGGGAATCCGTAGAAAATCAAAAGTGGATGACGATGTCGAGTATTACAGTGTACTGCGGGCAATAAAGGCGATAAAAAGAGCAGATGTATGTGTACTGATGCTAGATGCGACAGAACTTTTGACAGATCAGGATAAGAGAATTGCAGGAATGATTTATGAGGAAAGAAAGCCGATTATTATTGCGGTGAACAAATGGGATTTAATTGAAAAGAATAACAACAGCGTAAAGGAATTTACAGCTTTAGTAAAGGCGGACTTGGCATTTCTGGACTATGCTCCAATTGTTACAATTTCGGCATTAACTGGGAAAAGAACGCTAAATATACTGGAACAGGCTAAATTTATCAATGAGGAATATCATAAAAAGATAGCAACTGGACTATTGAATCAGATTTTGGCAGAAATGATAGCACAGAATCCAGTGCCTACAAGAAAAGGGCGGGCAGTAAAAATAAATTATGCAACACAGGTAAGTCAGGCACCGCCAAAATTCGTATTTTTTGCCAACAATCCAGAATTAATACATTTTTCTTACCAGAGATATATCGAGAATAAATTAAGGGAATATTTTGGATTTGAAGGATGTCCAATTGACATTGTGTTTAATAAGAAAAGTGACAAGTTCTTTGGATAG